The sequence CCGATCTTCTCTATGTCTCTCAGCATTCAGggaatatatatgtatttatagctGCGGTCTGTACAGGAAAGGTTTAAAGCTGTAGTCCAAACCAAAGTCAAGACAGGAACATTATGCCGCCTTATCTGGTTTATAAACATGGATAAACTAATAAAGCCAAATTCACCTGTCTGAGTCATCTCAATGCACGAGCGACactgaaatgtacataaaaaataacactACACATTTTGGCTTGGCCTGTAGACATGCTTGTTCACAATGCCATGTttgtcttaaaggtcccatgacatggtgctctttggatgcttttatatagaccttagtggNNNNNNNNNNNNNNNNtttctgaagtctcttttataaagaccttagtggtcccctaataccatatctgaagtgtCTTGCCCCAAATTCTTGCCCCTTATCACCTCATAAGGatcaagattccagatcggctcatctgagctttaatttgctcaatggcagagcaggatacccagggtttggtttacacctatcactaTTTGTGGCCACTGcgagaccataggcaggctgggggaactcatattaatgttaaaaatcttcataaagggaaattttcatgccatgggacctttaagaattgtgtgttttttatgccTTTTAAGTCCATAGTCTTAATCTGCTCCAGTTTCTATGCTTTGAATGCAAACTGGGTCTGTTACATGAATTAATAAagattttctttctcctcttttcgTTTGTTTGTTCCTCTACTCAATCCTCTTCGTCTCCTATTCCACCTGTTCTTTTTACTTCTTCTTTATCTCCATggtctttctctttttccaccTCACCTTCCCTCTGTGTGTCCCTTTCTTGCTAGTACCAGAGATGGATATGGGGTTGCCAGATGAGGGAGACTGTAGTATCAACGCCCTGTGTAGCCAGATCAACACCTCCTTCACCAATCCATCGGAAGAGCTTTTCTCCAACCCCGCTTTGTCTGCAAATGGCCCTCCAACCTGCACTGTCCCCCCTGCCCTGCCTCCGCCACCTGCACCAGTGCAGGGTAAGAAAGACTTCATCAGATCCATTCTTTTAAATAATGCACTTTGTGGTGAGAAAAGTATTACACTTTTTCTAAATCTTTGATTTTATCCATCTAGGCACCTCTTCCTGGGCGCAGCCCGAGCCTCCTCTCCACTCCCCTCCTCCTGTTTCTGTGGCGATGCAGATGCAGATGCAGATGCAGAGTGGACACAGACGCACACCCTCCGAGGCTGAGAGATGGTTGGAAGAGGTCTCAAAGGCTGTCAAGGCTCAACAAACCCCTCCTCCAGGCCCCACCATCCCCACCATCCCTGGACCACCCTCCATGTCAAATCAGACAGTCATCTCAGCCGCCCCAGTGTCCACTGTTCCTATGTCCCTTGGCACCATGTCCAAACCTCACCACTCAGGCCCCTCTGCTCACTCAGGTCAGAAGCCGATGCAACTCCCACCCATGGTAATATCATCAATTCCTCTAATACCAGGCCCTCCAGTGTCAGGTCCTCCTATGTCGCTACCTTCCATGTCCATTCCCACAATGTCTGGTCCGAGCATGTCTGGGGCCCCCATGATTCAGCCCTCCCTTCCTGGGCCCCCAGGCTCCATTCCAAGCTCCATGCAACCCTTCCCCTTGGCTTTTGATACCACCCCAGCACCTGTGGGAATGTTCACCAGCCAGCCTGTCCAGCCGGCATTTGTGCCCATGCAGACCTACATGCCAGGCCTGGCCAGCAGTATGACATATCCTAATGCCAGCATGCCTGTGGTAGGCATCACACCATCCCAAATGGTAGCTAATGTCTTCTGCACCGCTACAGGCTCATCCGGGGCAGGTGGAGCCATGGGCTCGGCCCTAGGAGGACCCAAAGTCGGGGCCCTTGGAGCAGCCGGGCAGCACCATTCTTACCCAAGTGTACCTAGTGCAGTCGGACACCCTGGAGGGTTTTCCTCCCCGGCATTCTCTCCCACTCCGACATTATCAACAGCCATTAATGGCCTCCCCCCGCACAGCAGCGCCATGGCCCTACAGAATGGGAACTCCAACAGTGGCAGGAATGGTGGCAGCAGTAGTAGCAGCTGGCCGCCAGAGGGCAGCCAGTTAACAGCTCTGCCCCCCAACAATTCCCAAGACGATGATCGTTTTGAGGCCAAGTGGGCAGCATTGGAGGCCAAACCAGCATCTCAGCAGCCTGGGAATAAGGCACCGGCTGCTGCAGCcaacccattttcaaacaaTCTTCAAAAGACTTTTGAAATAGAGCTTTAAGTCTGAGTTGGCCTCTCAAAACTGTAGCTCTAGCCCTGGTGTTAAAACCTGTGAATGTCTGGCTTAGAACAGGTTGCAGGTCCTTAAAGTTAGCCTAACATTTGACCTGTGGCAGCCTAGAAACTTCCTAAAAGCTATCATGGGAGTAAATGTTATAATGATCTTAATTGCTTTCTTTACACTCCCATGAGAGCTTTAGAGGAAGTCGGCAGATAGCTGGTCTGCCATTGGAGGATCAGTTCTCTAGCTCACCACACTTGATGGACTGAATCCTTCCACTCCACCCGCCAATGACCTCACTTTCCTGCTTTCACTTCTCTACTCTGGCTTTACTTTACTCAAGTCCCTGGATGTACTATATGTGCTCCCcctgaggatgtgtgtgtgtgtgtgtgtgtgtgtgtgtgtgtgtgtgtgtgtgtgtgtgtgtgtgtgtgtgtgtgtgtgtgtgtggggggggggggggggggggggggggggtgcgggaCAGCTAAGTGGTTTCTATCTCTAAAAGGGGACTCCACTCAGATGCATTCCAAACCCAGGAGAATTCAGAGGATATGGCTACATCACAAGACGTGCAGAGAACAGATTTGTTGACTGATGATCTTAGCCAAGCACAGCAAAAGTTTGGATACCTGAAAGGACTATGAAGGCAATGATGGAAGACCTGACTCAACCAACCTAAAAGGACTTACTGACTAATAGTAGAGATTTATGgccaaattattttatttattgtatttttatttgaacaaGTTATGTatactttaacattttaaagcagTGTTTCAGGAGCGTGTTGTTTTTCCATCccttatatttatttttgttgaactgtaaagaggaggaaaaattACTGATAGCAGACATGTGTTATTGGGCATCAGTAAAGGAAAAAGCATTGTGGGAAACTGAGTCATGTAACAGGAACCAAATAGTCAGGGCTTACAGTACAGCAGGGTGTATTGTCACATGGGAGACAGTGTATATAGTGGCATGTTTCTTTCACCTGTTAGCCCTCACATATATATGCTCCACTGCTGGTGAGTCCAGTTGAGTCAATATGGCTTCTCTTTGGCTCTGTTGCACATTTCTATTGCTTAAGCCTATCTTCAAAGGTTACTTGGACATGATAAATCACTTCAGTATATCCAGCACATAGACACTCTGGACAATACAGCACAAGGACTTCATCTTCTCCCGACAAACCCAATAAACTTTAACAACTCAGTGGAAACACTATACAGCACTGTGCAACTAGTTGGAAAACATGATGCACTAAATTCCAACATTTGTAATGTGTTCAAACACAGGGTATAGTCtcatcatgtacagtatgattTTGTATTCACCTCTATTGTACTACTGTATGCAGTAGCACTACACTCATTACAGATTATGGAATTGATGATTAGAGGTAAAGAGAAGACAAAGATGAGCAGACATAAACCAAGGCATAGCAAATGAAAGGACTGAGTTAATTTAAAGACTTATTTCATATGCAGAATTATTAAGGACATTTGCTTGAGATATTAACAGGAAGAGAAAATATAGCAGAAGAACACAAAGTAGATTGTGAATGAAGGACGGAGAATCTGTATGTGAGAGACTGAAGGAGAGAATGGAGTCATACATTTCAAGAATGAGATGGAGGAAGTCTGAAGAAAGGAAAATAAGAGGATATGAAAAAAGAGATAGGAGTGAGAAATAAAGTGCATAAAAAATATTGAGAACAAAGACACATTCATTACGTAGCCCACAACCTAAGCATTGTCTGCTTTTTTTACCATCTTTTTATCTCAAGGCTGAGCCACGTCAGCATCATGTTCCTCAGCTTCTGGAACGTGagaaacaacagttttgattcCATTTTAAAAAGAGGTTGCTTATTATATAACTGCAGTCTCAGTCTGAAGTATGTGCAACTCCCTAAATAGTTCAATAAGGTCAACAaagctgtctgtgtttttacttGCAGTTAAAATCGCAGAAGAAAATGCAATTATTATAAAGCTGACAGGCACATTACAGGTGGTCTCTGTCTGTAATCTGACCGGAGATGCTCCTGTTATGTTCCCTGGGAATTGAATTGTATGGATATGGACTGCCACTGATTAGATTCCCTGCTCTTTAACTGCCCTTAGTTTAATTAACTTATTAGGTATCTTCCCGTGGCAGCGATCCCGTCTAAAATGCTGCCTTCTCAGAGAACATAACTTGATGTGCCACCGGCCTGATTTGTAGCATCTCGGCTCCGCCCAGTGTTTTTGtcctttgctgttttttttggatgAATCAATATTTCTTTCCcaccaaaaacaagtccaagTTGCTCTCTctatcctcctctctcctcaagACCAGACTGGTTCACTCATGAAATCAATGCTTTTATTtgattgaaaatatatttttgctcTCGACTCTTCTTTGCACGGCCTCCAAATTTTAAATGTAGGTTAATTGTGTTCGGCGTTAAAGCAAACTAAATGACCTCATAAACTTGATTGTAAAACCATAGTTTAGTGATGGTAACAAAGCAAACCAgtggaatttatttttaatctttatttacagaatttttgtatttaaacCTGCATATTTGTATTGTAATTACATTGtacaaaagataaataaaataatataatattactcctgtttatgttttgtagaTGGTGGCTTTTTAgcttatcctttttttctttcccatccTTCCTTTTGAACTTTTCATTCTTTCAATTGAGCTCTCTATCCTTTATGCTtaccttcattttttttcatttcggCCTGCTGGGATTTTAACTGCTGTCTCTTGTTATTGATCTGACTCCTGTTACTTTTCATCTTTGTTTAAAATCTAATTGGTTAAAGAAATAGAATTGCAAGTGGGGGAAGCGATTTTGGCCGCCCCTGGTTCAGAAGTAAACATCCCATTCTTTTTTCCCATAAAGATGTCAAAGTTGAAGCACTTCTACTGCTTGGATGGACATGAAAACATCAGTACAAATGATTAAGAACtcatttgtaaatgagaatACAGAATGGTAAAAACCCTTCCTCACTCTGTAGTTTTTGGGAGATTGTCTTGCTTTTTTGCTGAGAGTTGTTAGAGATGTAaagatcgataccactctcatCTGTCTGTCAAATATGCTACAGCCAGGAGACTGTTAGCTCAGCACAAAAGTGGAAACAGCCAGCCTGGCTCTGTTCAAGAGTAAAGGACTTATGTAACAGCATCTCTGAAAAACACTAATCAACACATTATATCATAAACATGTTCATCAGTGAGCATTGAGCTTTTGCTAAATATGCTAAGCTAATGAAGCTTCTGTCCAACTTCATATTTAATAGACATAGATGAAAGTGGTTGCAGTCTTCTCATCTaattctcagcaagaaagcaaatacagTTTCCCCAAACTATTCCTATAAATCCATGCTCATGGGTGTCAGCTGCAAACAGTTAACACCTCATAGCCTTATTGTATTAagttatggtatagtatgttattCTTCTCCTTTTGTCTGTGCCTTGTCTCGCTCCTCTCAGAGCCCCCACCCCCCGGGATGTAAACTGATGTCTAACCAGTGCTGTCTTCCAGTCGGCCGGGCTGATTGgtgctactgctgctgcagctcaggTCACTAATGGAGGCAGACAAggcctcttttcttcttcttaacaGGGtggatgtgcacacacacacacacaacacacgcacacacgcacacacgcacacacgcacacacacacacacacacacatacacacacaccttttcatTGCCTGTCATCCAATCATTTCATGTTGACTCCCCACCTTTCCATCAGCTATGTGTTGGAGCGTGCTAGCTGTGGTGTAATCTACCGCATCTGACAGCGTTAGCATTAAGCCTTAAATGAAACCACAACGCCTTGCTGATCAACCGTACAATCATAATGCGTCCACTAACTTGCGCACTGTGCATCGTACTGTACAGTAAAGttaagttttttatttaaagttaagttttttatttatttatttttaataatctttattttacCAGGAGATAATCCCACTAAGATTTagaatctctttttcaagggagtcgtGGCCAAGGCAGCAGTATAGTGGcttcatatttaaaatatacagtaaaaaaaacagaaaaagacagcaATTTAACATCATCTTAACATAATTACCAGCAGTGCTCACTAACGGCACGTGTGCAGTACTCAAATAATCCATCATCCTAAACTGTGTCATTATTGGTAGGTAGCTAATTTAGGATGATTCTGCAATTTATACCAGGATGAGGGTGCAAAAACTTCAAAGGCACtttcaccaaagacagtttGCCTTTGGGGAATATGTGATTTGCCAATATGATTGAAGATTACGTTTCCTTGTAGTGACATTAGGAGTCAGGAGAGAACATAAGTAAGGAGGAAGTTTACACAGTATggccttaaaaagaaaaatataccaATGCTCCAACCTACGATTGTGCAAAGAAGGCCAACCAACACTCTCACACAAGCTACAATGACGAGTACGAAAACTAGAATTAGTTACGAATATTGGTGCTGCATGGTATACTGAGTCCAGCATTTTCAGAGAAGATTgatttgcatgcatgtgtaaaaTATCACCATAATCCAgcattgacagaaatgttgcCTTTATAAGTGTTTTTACCGTACTAAAAGACAAACAGCCTTTGTTTCTATAATAGAAACCCAACTTTACCCACAATTTTGTCTGACACCATATGCTGCTTGAAGGACAAACATTCCTCAAAGAAGGAGTTTGTTGCAGCAGCCTCCATAGGAGATAGAAATGCTTGGTTGCCATGGCTACACagtgaaataataatttgagACAGCTTGAAAGTGCCGTAGTAAGCAACTACTGCTTACTAcactgtatgtaaaaaaataaatgagagtAGCTGAAAATGCAATATCGTCCTAATGGATTCTCAAGGCAGGTAGGAAGAACGCGTGTATGTGTTTTGGAGGATGTCCCATgttctttatttctgttttaaaggCCTAATTTCCGCATATGTACACAGCAGCCAGTCACTTActtttgaagtgtgtgtgtgttattatcaCCCAGAACAAAGTACTTCAAGCTAATCATACTTGAGGGTGTTGAATTTTTGTATGATGTGACTTATTGCAGCTAATACTTGAAGAGAGGCAGAGATCTTTCAGTGTGGGATGGAAAACGTCACTGTGGGCTATGTTGTTTCACTTCCAATTAgtgctcttcctctctctctc comes from Etheostoma spectabile isolate EspeVRDwgs_2016 chromosome 3, UIUC_Espe_1.0, whole genome shotgun sequence and encodes:
- the numbl gene encoding numb-like protein isoform X3, producing the protein MRSCSEMGEAIELSTREHVTPEMNKLRQSLRRKKPTYVPEASRPHQWQADEEAVRKGKCNFPVRYLGLVEVEESRGMHVCEDAVKKLKISGKKTVKAVLWVSADGLRVVDDKTKDLIVDQTIEKVSFCAPDRNYDKAFSYICRDGTTRRWMCHCFMALKDSGERLSHAVGCAFAACLERKQRREKECGVTASFDASRTSFVREGSFRTNPSCQQSSSSDRDEKLQDKKKDQPSAIPALPPGTASPPEGAASPMERPEPGGPHAIPRRHAPIEQLVRQGSFRGFPALSQKNSPFKRQLSLRLNDLPSTLQRKTDFQDKNPVPEMDMGLPDEGDCSINALCSQINTSFTNPSEELFSNPALSANGPPTCTVPPALPPPPAPVQGTSSWAQPEPPLHSPPPVSVAMQMQMQMQSGHRRTPSEAERWLEEVSKAVKAQQTPPPGPTIPTIPGPPSMSNQTVISAAPVSTVPMSLGTMSKPHHSGPSAHSGQKPMQLPPMVISSIPLIPGPPVSGPPMSLPSMSIPTMSGPSMSGAPMIQPSLPGPPGSIPSSMQPFPLAFDTTPAPVGMFTSQPVQPAFVPMQTYMPGLASSMTYPNASMPVVGITPSQMVANVFCTATGSSGAGGAMGSALGGPKVGALGAAGQHHSYPSVPSAVGHPGGFSSPAFSPTPTLSTAINGLPPHSSAMALQNGNSNSGRNGGSSSSSWPPEGSQLTALPPNNSQDDDRFEAKWAALEAKPASQQPGNKAPAAAANPFSNNLQKTFEIEL
- the numbl gene encoding numb-like protein isoform X2, encoding MDITYLQCICALSRPAIAKMPTHGTTRGTREHVTPEMNKLRQSLRRKKPTYVPEASRPHQWQADEEAVRKGKCNFPVRYLGLVEVEESRGMHVCEDAVKKLKISGKKTVKAVLWVSADGLRVVDDKTKDLIVDQTIEKVSFCAPDRNYDKAFSYICRDGTTRRWMCHCFMALKDSGERLSHAVGCAFAACLERKQRREKECGVTASFDASRTSFVREGSFRTNPSCQQSSSSDRDEKLQDKKKDQPSAIPALPPGTASPPEGAASPMERPEPGGPHAIPRRHAPIEQLVRQGSFRGFPALSQKNSPFKRQLSLRLNDLPSTLQRKTDFQDKNPEMDMGLPDEGDCSINALCSQINTSFTNPSEELFSNPALSANGPPTCTVPPALPPPPAPVQGTSSWAQPEPPLHSPPPVSVAMQMQMQMQSGHRRTPSEAERWLEEVSKAVKAQQTPPPGPTIPTIPGPPSMSNQTVISAAPVSTVPMSLGTMSKPHHSGPSAHSGQKPMQLPPMVISSIPLIPGPPVSGPPMSLPSMSIPTMSGPSMSGAPMIQPSLPGPPGSIPSSMQPFPLAFDTTPAPVGMFTSQPVQPAFVPMQTYMPGLASSMTYPNASMPVVGITPSQMVANVFCTATGSSGAGGAMGSALGGPKVGALGAAGQHHSYPSVPSAVGHPGGFSSPAFSPTPTLSTAINGLPPHSSAMALQNGNSNSGRNGGSSSSSWPPEGSQLTALPPNNSQDDDRFEAKWAALEAKPASQQPGNKAPAAAANPFSNNLQKTFEIEL
- the numbl gene encoding numb-like protein isoform X1; this translates as MDITYLQCICALSRPAIAKMPTHGTTRGTREHVTPEMNKLRQSLRRKKPTYVPEASRPHQWQADEEAVRKGKCNFPVRYLGLVEVEESRGMHVCEDAVKKLKISGKKTVKAVLWVSADGLRVVDDKTKDLIVDQTIEKVSFCAPDRNYDKAFSYICRDGTTRRWMCHCFMALKDSGERLSHAVGCAFAACLERKQRREKECGVTASFDASRTSFVREGSFRTNPSCQQSSSSDRDEKLQDKKKDQPSAIPALPPGTASPPEGAASPMERPEPGGPHAIPRRHAPIEQLVRQGSFRGFPALSQKNSPFKRQLSLRLNDLPSTLQRKTDFQDKNPVPEMDMGLPDEGDCSINALCSQINTSFTNPSEELFSNPALSANGPPTCTVPPALPPPPAPVQGTSSWAQPEPPLHSPPPVSVAMQMQMQMQSGHRRTPSEAERWLEEVSKAVKAQQTPPPGPTIPTIPGPPSMSNQTVISAAPVSTVPMSLGTMSKPHHSGPSAHSGQKPMQLPPMVISSIPLIPGPPVSGPPMSLPSMSIPTMSGPSMSGAPMIQPSLPGPPGSIPSSMQPFPLAFDTTPAPVGMFTSQPVQPAFVPMQTYMPGLASSMTYPNASMPVVGITPSQMVANVFCTATGSSGAGGAMGSALGGPKVGALGAAGQHHSYPSVPSAVGHPGGFSSPAFSPTPTLSTAINGLPPHSSAMALQNGNSNSGRNGGSSSSSWPPEGSQLTALPPNNSQDDDRFEAKWAALEAKPASQQPGNKAPAAAANPFSNNLQKTFEIEL
- the numbl gene encoding numb-like protein isoform X4 — encoded protein: MNKLRQSLRRKKPTYVPEASRPHQWQADEEAVRKGKCNFPVRYLGLVEVEESRGMHVCEDAVKKLKISGKKTVKAVLWVSADGLRVVDDKTKDLIVDQTIEKVSFCAPDRNYDKAFSYICRDGTTRRWMCHCFMALKDSGERLSHAVGCAFAACLERKQRREKECGVTASFDASRTSFVREGSFRTNPSCQQSSSSDRDEKLQDKKKDQPSAIPALPPGTASPPEGAASPMERPEPGGPHAIPRRHAPIEQLVRQGSFRGFPALSQKNSPFKRQLSLRLNDLPSTLQRKTDFQDKNPVPEMDMGLPDEGDCSINALCSQINTSFTNPSEELFSNPALSANGPPTCTVPPALPPPPAPVQGTSSWAQPEPPLHSPPPVSVAMQMQMQMQSGHRRTPSEAERWLEEVSKAVKAQQTPPPGPTIPTIPGPPSMSNQTVISAAPVSTVPMSLGTMSKPHHSGPSAHSGQKPMQLPPMVISSIPLIPGPPVSGPPMSLPSMSIPTMSGPSMSGAPMIQPSLPGPPGSIPSSMQPFPLAFDTTPAPVGMFTSQPVQPAFVPMQTYMPGLASSMTYPNASMPVVGITPSQMVANVFCTATGSSGAGGAMGSALGGPKVGALGAAGQHHSYPSVPSAVGHPGGFSSPAFSPTPTLSTAINGLPPHSSAMALQNGNSNSGRNGGSSSSSWPPEGSQLTALPPNNSQDDDRFEAKWAALEAKPASQQPGNKAPAAAANPFSNNLQKTFEIEL